One genomic segment of Hemiscyllium ocellatum isolate sHemOce1 unplaced genomic scaffold, sHemOce1.pat.X.cur. scaffold_783_pat_ctg1, whole genome shotgun sequence includes these proteins:
- the LOC132814277 gene encoding gastrula zinc finger protein XlCGF8.2DB-like gives MVSRSSGIPKGRRMEEEDSCPGPGPGPGEARYGCDVCGKQFAYTSSLSRHKSSHTAGTWFECEDCGKGFVYLAKLNTHRRTHDKARLYACADCGKGYLHPSVLEAHRRSHTGERPFTCPVCGKGFAQSSALCSHRRVHSEERPFGCGECGKRFKSAQCLMKHQRLHTGERPFGCPLCLKRFVSAGGLLTHQRVHTGERPFTCSLCSKSFAHAFSLRTHQRVHTGERPFTCSLCGKGFTQSFSLRTHQRVHTGERPFTCLECGKGFTYSSSLLGHRRVHTGERPFTCPHCGKGFTYLSNLQAHRRLHSGDKPLAPPAPLPPTG, from the coding sequence ATGGTATCTCGCTCGTCTGGGATCCCGAAAGGCCGCAGGATGGAAGAAGAAGACAGTTGCCCcggccctggccctggccctggaGAGGCGCGGTACGGGTGTGACGTGTGCGGGAAGCAGTTTGCCTACACCTCCTCGCTGTCCCGGCACAAGAGCAGCCACACCGCTGGCACCTGGTTTGAGTGTGAGGACTGTGGCAAGGGCTTTGTCTACCTGGCCAAGCTCAACACGCACCGGCGTACCCATGACAAGGCCCGCCTGTACGCCTGTGcggactgtgggaaaggataccTGCACCCCTCAGTGCTGGAGGCTCACCGACGCTCCCACACCGGAGAGCGGCCCTTTACCTGCCCGGTGTGTGGCAAAGGCTTTGCCCAGTCCTCTGCCCTGTGCTCCCACCGGCGGGTACACAGCGAGGAGCGCCCCTTTGGCTGCGGTGAGTGTGGGAAGAGGTTTAAGAGTGCCCAGTGTCTGATGAAACACCAGCGGTTACACACTGGCGAGAGGCCGTTCGGCTGCCCGCTCTGTCTGAAGCGTTTTGTGAGCGCCGGGGGGCtactgacccaccagcgggtgcACACCGGCGAGCGCCCCTTCACCTGCTCACTCTGCAGCAAGAGCTTCGCCCACGCCTTCAGCCTGCGCACCCACCAGCGGGTACACACCGGCGAGCGCCCCTTCACCTGCTCCCTGtgtggcaagggcttcacccagtcatTCAGCCTGCgcacccaccagcgggtccacactggcgaGCGCCCCTTCACCTGCCTGGAGTGCGGTAAGGGGTTCACCTACTCCTCCAGCCTGCTGGGGCACCGGCGGGTACACACAGGCGAGCGCCCCTTCACCTGCCCACACTGTGGAAAAGGCTTCACCTACCTGTCTAACCTGCAAGCCCATCGCCGGCTCCACTCAGGGGATAAGCCACTGGCACCCcctgccccactccctcccacgggttag